Genomic DNA from Lycorma delicatula isolate Av1 chromosome 5, ASM4794821v1, whole genome shotgun sequence:
CCAAGCAAGCCCGGACGGACGGCGACTTCATGAGAGGCTAATCTTCACCTCCAACATCCACACACGTCATACAGCCACAGCTACTACGTCCTGCAACTGCACATAAAAATCATCCGTTTCCTCTTGTTTCCTATTATATGTACTGTCTTCCGGAGCATACACACAAAGAATTGAGAAGTAACCTCTAGCATGTTTTACTCTCACTGTGATAATTTTATCACTcacaaatttataatctttaattattgaagCCCAGTTATTATCAACACATATGGCTACCCCCTTGCTAGCTCTCTGATCCTGCCGAACCCCACTATACAGCATAAAGTAATCACCCACATATTTAGTATCTGATAGCTTCTTTTTAGTCTCTGTAACTACCGCAATTTTTATCTTAGAATCACgaaaaagtttttctaattcAATCTCTTTATAAGACAAACCTCTAACATTCCAAGTTGCCACCTTTAATGTGTCCATAatcaatttaaactattttaattttgacttttccGGTTTCCTTTGCCAATTTTTCTGATCCTGATCCGAGGCTAATGGATGCATGCCAGTACTGTAAAGATTCCTCTTGTCTGGTTACGGGCGCTGCGTAGAGTAAGACTGGTGGTGGGGCTGTCACCTCTCTGCTTCCAGACACGCAGGATTATCATTCACGATTTACTCCCCTAGTCTTTTCCGCCCTCTCCACCGTTGGGAAATTCTTCCTCTTCCGCTATAGAGGCATTTTACCTGTTGCCGATTTTAATCCGTTCCGGGTCAAATGCTCACCATATCTGTTGAGCATTTCCCTATCTGCTACCAGGGGAGGCACCCGATGGGAGATCGCAAAACTGCGCACGGggtggtttttttattattctaaatttatgtttattattatttatttacgatcaTTTTTTGTTGGTGTTCATCCGACTTGCAATACCAAGATAAATAGTTGGAAGTTtggtaaatggaaatttattttcagttttattaaactgtttttttttaattctggttcACTAAAATACTTTTTAGCTGGTAATACAACaaggttaaacaaataaattaatttactgaaccTCAAAGTTCAGAATGAAATTGAAAGAGTAGtacaataaaactttgttaatctGATTTCCAATGCCGAGTTTTCAAACTGGGCACCAAAAAAGAGGGTAAGAAAACTTGCCctcttttttggtatttttcattaaaaacctgtttaaaaaatatatttttttattatattgagggtattataaagtaaaataagtgtATCCGTTCCactagtaaaaataatggaaaacgtttaTGTGAACGTttaccattattttcacgagtagaaaaggttatgaaagtACCGGGGTGAACTTCCTGCACACTTAATTGtagttgcaataaaaaaaataaactaaattttattaattttaatttaaaaaaactaaatttacccTTTTTAGATCCTTACCCAAATTTTTAACCTATCCAtaggattgttttaaaaattaaaaatccagaaaaatttcaaatttaaataactgtataaCTTAAAAGTTAGACAGTGTTTTCAACTTCATACCTGTATTCGTATATCTATTTTGGAAATCTGATATCTttgaacagaataatatttttgaataaaactttttatattttttcatctaaattgaatgttaaaaatttactttgcttaaaaaattaggttttgtttttattgttcagAATAATTATACCAATTTTGGAAAGTTTAGCAAAAATATCTTCATAGGAGTATCGGCTGGTTGATGAAGCTGATAAACTCGAAGTCGCGTAGATCATTATATCTTCTTATTTTAAGAGAATGTGTAAAAAAATCAACCGGTTTAAGGTAAGACTCtgccaatctccgtggcggagagGTAGCATCCCAGCTattcatccggtggtcccggggTCAAATTTCGgtcagaaataacatttttcatacgctataaaatttaaacttaatattctCATAAACTTCCAgcttatagtaaattaaaaacgtCTATAATCATAAAAATGAGTGGATGACGAAGATTGAGTTTATATTTCAaactttaatattctgttttcagCAAACAATGAAACAATTATCGGCCATTCTATTTTCCTATGAAAAAATcctataataattaagaattacaaaaatattactttaataagcagtaatacaaatatatatacgagggtaagtcaattattatccggaatttagttatatttttgtttatgttggtagtactatcgtgttgcgtagatgacgcatgcgtggtttaattgttgttatgtctgtacaGGTTTGATGCTGacaggttagttccattatcgctgccctgccgttaaccatagctgctccgctttctgtttgcaccaaagaagaggaacatttttttgtggtcggaaggtgtatcaggggccaaaatttatcgaagactttcggtacagtacgggaacagtgtgttgctgcaacggagtgtctacggacggattgaaaaattaaaaaatggttgcaCAATTATTAAGCACGACGAAGTAGCCGGACGATCGTTTACCcccacaaatgaggaaaatattgagcgtgcacgtgacatggttttctgaGACAGACGAGTAATTaccgatgaagtggcacatcgtctgcaaattagtcacggtctgcctacgaaatcatcgaCAAcaaacttgggtttcataaagtctgtgcaagatgggtgccaaaacaACTCAAACAGTTGTATAAACAAACGAGCTTGGACATctaccaaaaacatttggatcggtatggtaacgaacgggacatcgtcttagacagaatcatcaccggtgatgaaacatggatccataattacgagccggagagtaaacggcagagtatggaatggaaacatccaagccttgcaaaaaaagttcaagacccaaccatccgcaggaaaactgatgcttatggttttttgggattTACAAGGCCCGgaactggaacattatgaggaaaggggcacgaaaataaacagtgcgcgttaaaGTGAGATACTTACTGCCAagttgaagcctgcaattcgaagcaaacgccgaggactgctgttgaaaggtgttgtgttgttgcacgacaatgcccgtccacatactgctgcccacactgctgaaacgctccagaaacttattttgaagtaccggctcatcctcgtatagtcctgatcttgccccttttGACTACCACTTGCTCTTAGGCCACTCTtagtccactcaaagaggcattaaggggccgtcgattaacatcggacgaaacggtgaaagaagcggcattcctggctcgcagatcaaccgaaaaccttcttttatgagtgCATAAGGAAGCTTGTGCAGTATGGACCAAGTGCGTTAAAATGCAAgcggactatgttgaaaaatgatgtacatgtaagttttctatttgtattgcaataaaatttataacacattgcggataataattggcTTACcatcgtaaaaatttaatttttaaaattaaaatataataaaagggtCATTTCATAATTGTTTGAAACGTACTCCAGGTTGTAAGTACCGATTCCTGACCTCCATGACGGAATGACAGTTCTTCAGCCTTGCGTTCAGAAGGTCCTGGGTTGGAGTTCAGATCAGACAAGATTTTCATTCCACAAGCTTCACGGTTTCgttttattaattcctttcaTTTGCGTTGACAATAGGAATTTAAACATTTACGCATTTGAATTGCCCTGATAAAGTTATAGCTGATCAACAACTTTAACGGAATAATCCCATCTAAACCCTTAGGTGGATGAGCTTAGAAAATTTATTAGTCCTTATTaggataccaaaatgaaataagttggtaaaaaaaaaaacaattatactatTAATCTTCACATGATTATTTGTCGAACTTGAATATTTTAATCCAGCGGCTTATCAAACTAAAAAATACTACGAATGTAACTCTGCGCAGTTACAACTGTGAAGTTTTACTTTAACAATAtccaatattctttttaataaaaaataaataaataaataaaatcctcaATTCTTCGTGGGAAAAATAAGCATTATCGCgttacaattacatttaaaatttagtttcaaataaaattcaattcgGCCAGAAAACATTAATcgtttctatatatatttttttccaaccagttttccagctactgggtctgggtgtgtgtatgtgtgtattgaTTAGCATCTGCAATCACCGCTACTGCCTTGCCATGTCTGACGTGGATGCAGATGTAGTGCAAAGTActtgtaaatgtaccggtaaaaacccatcgggttggtctactggggaacgcgtcttcccaaatcagctgatttggaagtcgagagttccagcgttctggaaagtcctagtaaagccagttatttttacacagatttgaatgctaaatcgtggataccggtgttctttggtagttgggtttcaattaaccacacgtctcaggaatggtcgaactgagaatgtacaagactacacttcatttacactcatacatatcgtcctcattcatcctctgaagtattatctaaacggtagttaccggaggctaaacaggaaaaagaaagaaataaatgtatcggtaaacatgtaatcttgaacagactcaggttgatCACTCCTGAACGCATTTTCCCAAATcagcgagagttccagcgttcaagtcctagtaaaggcatttaattttatatggatttgaatactagatcgtggataccggtgttctttggtggttgggcttcaattaaccacacttctcaggaatggtcgaactgagaatgtacaagacttacacttcatttaccctcatacatatcatccgaagtaatacctgaacggtaattcccggaggctaaacaggaaaaaaaaggttgacCACTCCTTAGAGGTGTGTAAATTGAAAGCGAActatcaaagaataccggtatcctcggtctagtattcaaatctaaatgAAACAGCGTCTTTACAAGAGCTGGAagcttagaactttcgacttcgagaATCAACTGATTTTTCGATTACGATTTTACCACTAAATTAACCCTACGGGTTATttgattctatataaaaaaaaaaaaaaaatgtaatttgattttcataaaaattatttaaaaagttacaacaGCTGTTTCGGTATATAGTACCTTCCTCAggtgtttcattaattttgtgaaaattaaattacatattttgcttattttcttttgtcatgATTTCACCAAGTAACGACTTCAtcaatcgatattttatttatatacttaatttataaaaatattaattttttttaagggcagcttaaaatatatttattttaaaaaaaaattaatttaaatcaaattgttaagattatgtaatttaatttattcattttgacaaaaaagttaaaatttttgattttatactgaaaacatatttataaagaaaattacgaaatcaaattcatacaaaaaagatgtaccaacaaaattatttactattctgTATTATATGAGAtcggggttgcttattgttcataaGTTGAACGGATTAGCAGTTGTACAGACAAGCGGTagaaaataagtatgaaaatcaGGTTGGCAATGGTGTTTAAACAACTATTATGACCTTAGAACAGCTACCTACATGAATATGTAGTCTGAATAACGATGTATATTCAGTCTagataaacattattcatttacttttagtAAGATTCTGCACATCTACGCGTCGATGTAGATTAAgccagtttaaaaaattacaatcaccaAGGTTTTATTACAAAGCTGAaactgtaaaatacaatttttactgaCACTAACCTCATAAACTTTTCAAATTgacataaatattgatttattaactacGATTATTTAAACTGTTGACATTGGTTTGATTACTGTGCTTTATGCATCtgttatttaatatctaatattttttaattggaaagatacttttaaaacaaattaatgaattatgtgTGCTCAT
This window encodes:
- the LOC142325769 gene encoding uncharacterized protein LOC142325769, giving the protein MDTLKVATWNVRGLSYKEIELEKLFRDSKIKIAVVTETKKKLSDTKYVGDYFMLYSGVRQDQRASKGVAICVDNNWASIIKDYKFVSDKIITVRVKHARGYFSILCVYAPEDSTYNRKQEETDDFYVQLQDVVAVAV